A region of uncultured Carboxylicivirga sp. DNA encodes the following proteins:
- a CDS encoding sigma-70 family RNA polymerase sigma factor, which yields MEDIYIEKVKNGDVEAFRLIIRQYQNMAYSVAVSVVKNEFLAQEVVQEAFLNIYQNIKQFRGDSKFSTWLYRIVINRAFRIAEKEGKHTFDSIDTIGEEQDDTVMDELSSDERKYFINEVLMRMPANESLALRLFYLQEMAMNEMQEVTGWSLSNIKVILHRARKKFQVELETILKTEAKSIL from the coding sequence ATGGAAGATATTTACATCGAAAAGGTAAAGAATGGCGATGTGGAGGCATTCCGGTTAATTATCCGGCAATACCAAAACATGGCCTATTCTGTTGCTGTATCGGTGGTTAAAAATGAATTTTTAGCACAGGAAGTAGTTCAGGAGGCATTTTTAAATATCTACCAAAATATAAAACAATTCAGAGGAGACTCGAAGTTTAGTACCTGGCTGTATCGGATTGTCATCAATAGAGCCTTTCGGATTGCTGAAAAGGAAGGGAAACATACTTTTGATTCCATTGATACGATTGGTGAAGAACAAGATGATACTGTTATGGATGAGCTTTCGTCGGATGAACGTAAATACTTTATAAACGAAGTATTGATGCGAATGCCGGCCAATGAAAGTTTGGCATTACGACTTTTTTACCTTCAGGAAATGGCAATGAACGAAATGCAGGAAGTAACAGGATGGTCGTTGAGCAATATTAAAGTGATTCTGCATCGCGCACGAAAGAAATTTCAGGTTGAGCTGGAGACAATATTAAAAACTGAAGCTAAAAGTATTCTGTGA
- the selD gene encoding selenide, water dikinase SelD, translating into MLEFKLTKYSHGAGCGCKIAPSVLSSILKSNITPVLDSKLIVGNDTRDDAAVYDLGDGTAIISTTDFFMPIVDDAFTFGKIAATNAISDIYAMGGTPLLAIAILGWPIDKLPPEEASKVMDGGRQACKEAGIPLAGGHSIDSPEPIFGLAVTGRVDINKLKRNDTASKGCLLYLTKPLGVGILTTAQKQGKLKDEHADIAPEIMSRLNSIGEELANLDGVEAMTDVTGFSLIGHLSEMCEGSGLSAEIEFDKIPKLDVLDEYIEQGCMPGGTHRNWNSYGDKVNLKSQSYKPIVCDPQTSGGLLLAVNPEKSEEVEALLLSKGIEAEPFGELTKEKDILITVY; encoded by the coding sequence ATGTTGGAGTTTAAACTAACAAAATATAGCCACGGAGCCGGATGCGGATGCAAAATTGCCCCTTCTGTTCTAAGTTCCATTTTAAAAAGTAACATCACACCGGTATTAGACAGTAAATTGATTGTTGGGAATGATACACGCGATGATGCTGCAGTTTACGATTTAGGAGATGGAACGGCCATCATCAGCACAACCGACTTTTTTATGCCAATTGTAGATGATGCCTTTACCTTTGGTAAAATAGCCGCTACAAATGCTATCAGTGATATTTATGCAATGGGAGGAACTCCCCTTTTAGCCATCGCTATTCTGGGATGGCCCATAGATAAGCTCCCTCCTGAAGAAGCTTCAAAAGTAATGGATGGCGGACGACAGGCTTGTAAAGAAGCCGGTATACCTCTGGCCGGCGGTCATAGTATTGACAGCCCAGAACCTATTTTTGGACTGGCAGTAACCGGCCGCGTAGATATCAACAAGCTGAAACGAAACGATACCGCAAGCAAAGGTTGTCTGTTATACCTTACTAAACCTCTTGGCGTAGGTATCCTAACCACTGCTCAAAAACAAGGTAAACTGAAAGATGAACATGCAGATATCGCTCCTGAAATAATGAGTCGATTAAATTCAATCGGAGAAGAATTGGCTAATTTGGATGGTGTTGAAGCCATGACAGATGTAACCGGTTTCAGTTTGATTGGACATTTAAGTGAAATGTGCGAAGGAAGTGGACTTTCTGCAGAGATAGAATTTGATAAAATTCCAAAACTGGATGTATTGGACGAATACATTGAGCAAGGATGTATGCCTGGTGGCACTCACCGCAACTGGAATAGTTATGGTGACAAGGTGAACCTGAAATCCCAGTCGTATAAACCAATCGTTTGTGACCCTCAAACAAGCGGAGGTCTTTTGCTGGCTGTTAATCCTGAAAAAAGTGAAGAAGTAGAAGCTTTATTATTGAGCAAGGGAATAGAAGCCGAGCCGTTTGGAGAGTTAACCAAGGAGAAAGATATATTGATAACGGTGTACTAA
- the mnmH gene encoding tRNA 2-selenouridine(34) synthase MnmH translates to MPIDITIQQYLTQFEGWPLIDVRSPGEFEKGHIPGAVNIELFSNDERAHVGTVYKQQSQKAAIDLGYQYVNPRLQEFIDRSLVVAPDRKVVVHCWRGGMRSHAFAQHLEDNGFKEVYVVEKGYKAFRRIALNSFDNYKINVLGGYTGSGKTHILNQLTALDEQVLDLENIAQHKGSAFGSIGYGEQPTTEQFENNLYWIWRTFDPKRPIWVEDESPNIGNVNIPQYLFQQMRSNRLLFIDISKEERARLLVKEYALDNKPKLADAIQRISKRLGPQATKFAIEMLEEDNFYEVALITLHYYDKYYLKGLAKRDQDKIDILKLENTDAQTNAQTILKYFQTKFYVGV, encoded by the coding sequence ATGCCAATAGACATAACGATACAACAATATTTAACCCAATTTGAAGGGTGGCCTTTAATTGATGTTCGCTCTCCGGGCGAATTTGAAAAAGGACATATTCCGGGTGCGGTAAATATTGAGCTCTTTAGCAACGACGAAAGAGCCCATGTTGGTACTGTTTACAAACAACAATCTCAAAAAGCAGCCATTGATTTGGGATATCAATATGTTAATCCAAGGTTACAGGAGTTTATTGATCGATCCTTAGTTGTTGCTCCGGATAGAAAGGTGGTAGTGCATTGCTGGCGAGGAGGAATGCGAAGTCATGCCTTTGCTCAGCATCTTGAGGATAATGGCTTTAAAGAAGTATATGTTGTTGAAAAAGGATATAAAGCATTTCGCCGAATAGCCCTCAATTCCTTTGATAATTATAAGATTAACGTACTGGGCGGTTACACCGGAAGTGGCAAGACTCATATCCTAAACCAGTTAACAGCTTTAGATGAACAGGTTCTGGATCTCGAAAACATAGCCCAGCACAAAGGATCTGCCTTTGGAAGCATAGGTTACGGAGAGCAACCTACTACGGAACAATTTGAAAATAATCTGTATTGGATCTGGCGTACTTTTGATCCTAAACGTCCTATTTGGGTTGAAGATGAAAGTCCTAACATTGGAAATGTAAATATTCCGCAATATTTATTCCAACAAATGAGATCAAACAGGCTCTTGTTTATCGATATCTCGAAAGAAGAAAGAGCCCGACTTTTAGTAAAAGAATATGCTTTGGATAACAAACCCAAATTAGCAGATGCAATACAGCGTATCAGCAAACGACTGGGACCTCAGGCAACAAAATTTGCAATTGAAATGCTGGAAGAAGATAATTTCTATGAAGTTGCATTGATTACTTTGCATTACTACGATAAATATTATCTCAAAGGTTTAGCCAAAAGAGATCAGGATAAAATTGATATTCTGAAGCTGGAGAATACAGACGCTCAAACCAATGCCCAAACCATTTTAAAATATTTTCAAACAAAATTTTATGTTGGAGTTTAA
- a CDS encoding GMP reductase, with the protein MRIEYDIKLGFKDVMFRPKRSTLKSRSQVNLDRTFRFRNSEKEWTGVPIMAANMDTVGTFEMALKLAEKKIFTAIHKHYSFDEWDQFLKSAPENIEKFIAISTGTGDKDLEKISKVIEVHPQLEFICIDVANGYSEHFVEFVKQTRQKFPTMTILAGNVVTGEMVEELILAGADIIKVGIGPGSVCTTRVKTGVGYPQLSAIIECADAAHGLGGQIISDGGCATPGDVSKAFGAGADFVMLGGMLAGHDESGGEVIEREGKKYKQFYGMSSSTAMEKHAGGVAEYRASEGKTVEVDYRGPVENTIQDILGGVRSTCTYVGASQLKELTKRTTFIRVAEQENRVYSK; encoded by the coding sequence ATGAGAATAGAATATGATATCAAGTTGGGTTTTAAAGACGTAATGTTTCGGCCCAAAAGATCAACACTAAAAAGCAGATCTCAGGTTAATCTGGACCGTACCTTTCGTTTTAGAAACAGTGAGAAAGAGTGGACAGGAGTTCCCATTATGGCGGCCAATATGGATACGGTTGGAACCTTTGAAATGGCCTTAAAACTTGCTGAAAAGAAAATTTTCACGGCCATCCACAAACATTATAGTTTTGATGAATGGGATCAGTTTTTAAAATCAGCACCTGAGAACATTGAGAAGTTTATTGCCATAAGCACTGGTACTGGCGATAAAGATCTTGAAAAAATAAGCAAAGTAATTGAGGTACACCCTCAATTAGAGTTTATCTGTATTGATGTGGCAAATGGCTACTCTGAGCATTTTGTAGAGTTTGTTAAACAAACTCGTCAGAAATTTCCTACCATGACAATATTGGCAGGTAATGTGGTAACTGGCGAAATGGTGGAAGAACTAATTTTGGCAGGAGCTGATATTATCAAAGTTGGAATTGGTCCCGGTTCGGTTTGTACCACTCGTGTAAAAACAGGTGTTGGATACCCTCAGCTTTCTGCAATTATAGAATGTGCCGATGCAGCTCATGGCCTGGGTGGTCAGATTATCAGTGACGGAGGCTGTGCTACACCAGGAGATGTTTCGAAAGCCTTTGGAGCCGGAGCCGATTTTGTAATGCTGGGTGGTATGTTGGCCGGTCACGACGAAAGTGGCGGTGAGGTTATTGAGCGTGAAGGTAAAAAATACAAACAATTCTATGGCATGAGTTCTTCAACTGCCATGGAGAAGCATGCAGGAGGTGTTGCAGAATATAGGGCCAGTGAAGGCAAAACAGTTGAAGTGGATTATCGTGGTCCGGTTGAAAATACTATTCAGGATATACTTGGTGGAGTACGCAGCACATGCACATATGTTGGAGCTTCACAATTAAAAGAACTTACAAAACGGACAACCTTTATACGGGTTGCTGAACAAGAAAACAGAGTTTACTCAAAGTAA
- a CDS encoding NAD(P)H-dependent oxidoreductase yields the protein MDLIKQLNWRYATKQFDNTKKLSDEQLNLIFEATNLSASSFGLQPYHILVIENSELREKLKVAAWGQTQLTDASHVIIFAAKTNLSDIDIDNFIELVSKVRGIQVEALSDYSSMMKGSLAKLSDEQKLTWAGKQAYIALGQLLTTCAINNIDACPMEGFDHNEFDNILGLKEKNLASMVMATVGYRSENDKYQHLPKVRKPLDEMVIKY from the coding sequence ATGGATTTGATAAAACAATTAAACTGGAGATATGCAACCAAACAGTTCGATAACACTAAAAAATTATCGGATGAACAATTAAACCTCATCTTTGAAGCAACCAACCTATCGGCTTCATCATTCGGCTTGCAACCATATCATATCTTGGTTATTGAAAATTCTGAATTAAGAGAGAAACTAAAGGTTGCTGCGTGGGGACAAACTCAATTAACCGATGCTTCACATGTAATTATCTTTGCTGCCAAAACAAATCTGAGTGATATTGATATTGATAATTTTATAGAGCTGGTTTCTAAGGTTCGTGGTATCCAGGTTGAAGCATTAAGCGACTATTCATCTATGATGAAAGGATCACTAGCAAAACTAAGTGATGAGCAAAAACTGACTTGGGCAGGAAAGCAAGCTTATATAGCACTAGGACAACTCCTTACAACATGTGCTATTAATAATATCGATGCTTGTCCGATGGAAGGATTTGATCATAATGAGTTTGACAACATACTTGGTTTAAAAGAAAAGAACCTTGCTTCAATGGTTATGGCAACTGTAGGTTACCGATCGGAAAACGACAAATATCAGCATTTACCCAAAGTAAGAAAACCATTAGATGAAATGGTAATTAAATATTAA